One genomic segment of Virgibacillus doumboii includes these proteins:
- a CDS encoding catalase — MDKNDKSSRSYNPHGENTKQEQLDQYRRENTGKPMTTNQERKISNDSETLKAGERGPSLHQDWHYFEKMNHFVQEEEPERTVHARGYSAYGEFECYQSMKQFTKAGFLQESGKKTPVTVRFSTVQGPRGSYDTARDLRCKGVKFYTEEGNYDLTTIAMPVLINQDPMKFPDAMHAYQSKPDNDIPTASGAHDYFWDYVANNPEALHMVQWIMSDRGIISSYRMMESWSINTYLFVNEKGVATFVRFVWKPVLGVHSLLQDEALKIGGLDPDFHRRDLREAIDKGFYPEYELGVQMIPLEDEFNYDFDILDPAKFWPEELIPVQLFGKLTLNRNIDNYHTESEQVAFNPANVVPGIDFSNDPVLQGRLIAYHMAQVHRIGTNFQELPINKPICPFHNNQRRGPMRYRIDVDQVNYHENSLANNTPYTTPPEAGGYVHYPKKVEGHVIRGRSESFNDFFTQPRIFWNSLTPVEKQHTIDGFSYQLGKVESESVRQQNVNLLVNVDKDLACIVADNIGVDRPSGSHVPVSTSYPSLSQYHTPNYPYTQKAGVLIGDGFNSNEVTSVLNFLQKYGVFVVIISETLGTVTGSDGTEIKVDATFLTTSPYLLDSLYVVGGTTKSQARFNQHITNFIRIAYNHYKPIGVAATGELYIHKSDKNNMAGVVFAENNPTFEKEFVEAIAHQRFWDRT, encoded by the coding sequence ATGGATAAGAATGATAAGTCATCAAGAAGCTACAACCCTCATGGTGAAAACACCAAACAGGAACAATTGGATCAATACCGCAGAGAAAACACGGGCAAACCAATGACGACGAACCAGGAGAGAAAAATATCAAATGACTCAGAGACTTTAAAAGCCGGCGAACGCGGTCCTTCATTACATCAGGACTGGCATTATTTTGAAAAAATGAATCATTTTGTGCAGGAAGAGGAACCGGAAAGAACGGTACATGCAAGAGGTTACAGTGCCTACGGGGAGTTTGAATGCTATCAGTCGATGAAACAATTTACTAAAGCAGGATTTTTACAGGAATCCGGGAAAAAGACTCCTGTAACTGTCCGTTTTTCTACCGTACAAGGGCCAAGGGGTTCTTATGATACGGCAAGGGATCTGCGTTGCAAGGGCGTTAAGTTTTATACGGAAGAAGGAAACTACGATCTGACAACAATTGCTATGCCTGTATTAATTAATCAAGACCCAATGAAATTTCCGGATGCGATGCATGCGTACCAATCAAAGCCGGATAATGACATACCAACGGCTTCAGGTGCACACGACTATTTTTGGGATTATGTAGCTAATAATCCGGAAGCACTTCATATGGTGCAATGGATCATGTCGGACCGGGGCATTATAAGCAGTTATCGAATGATGGAATCGTGGTCGATAAATACGTATTTATTTGTCAACGAAAAAGGTGTCGCTACCTTTGTTCGGTTTGTCTGGAAACCTGTTCTTGGTGTTCATTCCCTGCTTCAGGATGAGGCACTGAAAATCGGTGGACTTGATCCGGATTTCCACAGGAGAGATTTGAGAGAAGCTATTGATAAAGGATTTTATCCAGAATATGAACTAGGTGTCCAAATGATTCCACTTGAGGATGAATTCAACTATGATTTTGATATTCTCGATCCTGCAAAATTTTGGCCAGAGGAACTAATACCTGTTCAACTTTTCGGGAAACTGACTTTAAATCGAAACATTGATAATTACCATACGGAATCAGAACAGGTAGCATTTAATCCTGCGAATGTTGTTCCGGGGATTGATTTTTCCAATGATCCCGTACTGCAGGGAAGGTTAATTGCTTATCATATGGCACAAGTACACCGAATCGGAACAAATTTTCAGGAATTACCAATCAATAAACCGATTTGTCCATTTCATAATAATCAACGGCGGGGCCCTATGAGGTATCGAATCGACGTGGATCAGGTAAACTATCATGAAAATTCGCTGGCAAATAACACGCCATACACGACACCTCCGGAAGCAGGCGGGTATGTACACTACCCGAAAAAGGTTGAAGGACACGTAATCCGCGGTCGAAGCGAATCATTCAACGATTTCTTTACGCAACCGAGAATCTTCTGGAATAGTTTAACACCTGTTGAAAAGCAGCACACAATCGATGGGTTCAGTTATCAACTTGGAAAAGTAGAAAGTGAATCTGTACGCCAGCAAAATGTCAATTTATTAGTCAATGTTGATAAGGATTTGGCCTGCATCGTTGCTGATAATATTGGTGTCGACCGTCCAAGCGGATCCCATGTACCTGTTTCTACGAGTTACCCTTCTCTCAGCCAGTACCATACACCCAATTATCCATATACACAAAAAGCAGGTGTACTGATTGGCGATGGCTTTAATAGTAATGAGGTAACCAGTGTGCTTAACTTCTTACAAAAATATGGTGTATTTGTTGTTATCATAAGTGAAACACTTGGTACTGTTACAGGTAGTGATGGCACAGAAATCAAAGTTGATGCAACATTTCTTACAACCAGTCCTTATTTGCTTGACTCACTTTACGTCGTTGGAGGAACGACGAAAAGTCAAGCCAGATTTAATCAGCATATCACGAATTTTATACGCATAGCCTATAATCACTATAAACCGATTGGGGTTGCAGCAACTGGAGAATTATATATTCACAAATCGGATAAAAATAACATGGCTGGAGTCGTTTTTGCCGAAAACAATCCAACCTTTGAAAAGGAATTTGTTGAAGCAATCGCACATCAACGTTTTTGGGATCGAACGTAG
- a CDS encoding trimeric intracellular cation channel family protein: MTWEVLNIIGTLAFAISGAIIAMKEDYDILGVQVLGFTTAFGGSTIRNLLIGIPIENIWTQGDLFIAVFLTNIIVFILPTQWLQYWDKWGIFFDALGLASFAIQGALSAVGVDAPLSAVLVAATLTGSGGGMIRDVFAGRKPMIFREEIYALWATFGGLMIGLGLIQGPWSTGALFVAIVTLRMLSVHYKWRLPQHSIS; this comes from the coding sequence ATGACGTGGGAAGTTCTTAATATTATAGGTACCCTTGCCTTTGCCATTAGTGGTGCCATTATTGCAATGAAAGAGGATTATGACATACTAGGTGTTCAGGTATTGGGATTCACGACGGCGTTCGGGGGCAGTACGATTCGTAATTTGTTAATTGGCATACCGATTGAAAACATCTGGACGCAGGGTGATTTATTCATCGCCGTCTTCCTGACGAATATCATTGTATTTATACTACCGACTCAGTGGCTTCAATATTGGGATAAATGGGGAATTTTCTTTGATGCGCTTGGATTGGCTTCATTTGCGATACAGGGGGCTTTGAGCGCCGTTGGAGTCGATGCACCATTAAGTGCTGTACTGGTTGCAGCTACATTGACAGGGTCGGGCGGAGGCATGATCCGCGATGTTTTTGCAGGGAGAAAACCGATGATCTTTCGTGAAGAGATTTATGCGCTTTGGGCGACATTTGGCGGTTTAATGATTGGCCTCGGCCTCATCCAGGGACCTTGGTCAACAGGTGCTCTGTTTGTCGCGATTGTAACATTAAGGATGTTATCGGTGCATTACAAATGGAGATTACCCCAGCATTCCATATCATAA
- the chrA gene encoding chromate efflux transporter has protein sequence MDKQNNNKSSFKILLEILFASTKLGLTSFGGPVAHLAYFKDEYIDRRKWLDDKTYADIIALCQFLPGPASSQVGISIGMLRGGLLGGIVSWIGFTLPSVIVLILFALAYQTFSLEDAAFIHSLKVVAAAVVLHALIGLGRKLTPDKTRLGIAVAAAFIMLLYPSAWMQILIILGAGLLGLKLFKNKAESNVKPFSVSISKKTGIISLSILVVSLIALPIITRLTNNSLVSIFDIFFRVGSLVFGGGHVVLPMIEREVVPQGWLSPDEFLAGYGMAQAVPGPLFTFSSYLGTMMEGIGGAVVATIGIFLPSFLLIVAALPFLNELRKRASFQGILMGVNASVVGILLAAFYDPVVKSSIFDGSDFALGVILFALLNIWKIPAWLIVILGVVGGYIINFTGM, from the coding sequence ATGGATAAACAAAATAACAATAAAAGCAGTTTTAAGATTCTGTTGGAGATTTTATTTGCATCCACAAAGTTGGGGTTAACATCGTTTGGCGGTCCTGTTGCTCATTTGGCTTACTTTAAGGATGAGTATATTGATCGCAGGAAGTGGTTGGATGACAAAACCTATGCAGATATTATTGCGCTTTGCCAATTCTTACCGGGACCCGCAAGCAGCCAGGTGGGAATTTCAATAGGTATGTTGCGCGGAGGACTTTTAGGCGGTATCGTTTCCTGGATAGGTTTTACCCTTCCATCGGTTATTGTCCTGATTTTGTTCGCGCTTGCTTATCAGACGTTTTCCTTAGAAGATGCAGCATTTATTCATAGCTTAAAAGTTGTAGCTGCAGCAGTAGTCTTGCATGCTCTTATTGGATTAGGAAGAAAATTAACTCCCGACAAAACTCGTCTTGGGATAGCGGTTGCAGCCGCATTTATTATGTTACTTTATCCTTCCGCATGGATGCAGATTCTCATCATTTTAGGAGCAGGGCTATTAGGACTGAAACTATTTAAAAATAAAGCTGAATCCAATGTAAAGCCTTTTTCAGTATCTATTTCAAAGAAAACAGGAATTATTTCATTAAGTATTCTGGTAGTTTCGCTAATCGCTCTGCCTATCATAACAAGGCTTACCAATAATTCACTTGTTAGTATATTCGATATCTTTTTCAGGGTAGGTTCGTTAGTCTTTGGCGGCGGTCATGTTGTTTTACCAATGATTGAGCGGGAAGTTGTACCACAAGGTTGGTTGTCACCAGACGAATTTCTGGCTGGATATGGCATGGCACAGGCTGTACCGGGACCTTTGTTTACGTTTTCCAGTTACTTAGGAACGATGATGGAAGGTATCGGAGGGGCAGTAGTTGCAACGATTGGTATATTTTTACCGTCATTTTTACTCATTGTAGCAGCCCTGCCGTTTTTAAATGAATTGCGTAAACGTGCTTCTTTCCAGGGAATTCTTATGGGTGTTAATGCGAGCGTTGTAGGTATCTTATTAGCCGCGTTCTATGATCCCGTTGTAAAGAGTTCTATCTTTGACGGTTCTGATTTTGCTTTAGGTGTTATATTATTTGCCTTGCTGAATATCTGGAAAATTCCAGCATGGCTAATCGTTATTTTAGGTGTTGTTGGAGGATATATTATTAATTTTACAGGAATGTAG
- a CDS encoding nuclease-related domain-containing protein: MCNFFNINLLFTDNKSKQLKGMICLLGLFKKKEKPQPKSKNKPASRKKNNEKAAGRKGEIGEYKIDIQLSQLPEEYKYLNDIMIKNRKSASGYSQIDHIIITPYGIFVVETKNYQGTIYGGKSKKYWLINGKFKMLNPAMQNYGHIQALKAFVNEEFHESFISLVSFTKRCTLKIDMDLRDIHADEIVIYDLYLIETINRKVSIAKLKHKEPFLSEWDIQNIYNALSEANITDPTIREQHIKSIREKNNGAKSAVDKCVLCGKGVSQKVKDYCMANKKFGGKVYCYEHQKNR; encoded by the coding sequence ATGTGTAATTTTTTTAACATTAATTTACTATTCACCGATAATAAAAGTAAACAATTAAAGGGAATGATTTGTTTGCTGGGTCTGTTTAAAAAGAAGGAAAAACCTCAACCAAAATCGAAGAATAAACCTGCAAGTAGAAAGAAGAACAATGAAAAGGCAGCTGGCAGAAAAGGTGAGATTGGTGAATACAAGATTGACATTCAGCTTTCACAGCTTCCGGAAGAATATAAGTATCTTAATGATATTATGATTAAGAATAGAAAATCTGCTTCAGGTTATTCGCAGATTGACCATATTATAATTACGCCATATGGAATTTTTGTTGTTGAGACGAAAAACTATCAGGGTACGATATACGGTGGTAAAAGTAAAAAATACTGGCTGATCAACGGGAAGTTCAAAATGTTAAATCCTGCCATGCAGAACTATGGACATATCCAGGCACTTAAAGCATTTGTTAATGAGGAATTTCATGAATCGTTTATCTCGCTGGTTTCGTTCACTAAACGTTGTACGCTAAAAATCGATATGGATCTTAGGGATATCCATGCTGACGAGATTGTAATCTATGATCTCTATCTGATCGAAACCATTAATCGGAAAGTCTCGATTGCTAAATTGAAGCATAAAGAGCCTTTTTTATCGGAATGGGATATACAGAATATTTACAATGCCTTGTCTGAAGCGAACATCACAGATCCAACAATCAGGGAACAGCACATTAAAAGTATAAGAGAAAAGAACAACGGTGCAAAATCTGCTGTTGATAAATGTGTTCTCTGCGGTAAGGGTGTTTCACAAAAGGTTAAGGATTACTGCATGGCAAATAAAAAATTCGGCGGGAAAGTGTATTGTTACGAGCATCAGAAGAATCGGTAG
- a CDS encoding carboxymuconolactone decarboxylase family protein: protein MEQEQNIQHTISAKEALRDYKEGLGRFSERMPEIAETYKAFTEVCFQEGSLSQKQKQLIALGISVNSQDEYCIIYHTKGCLDQNCSEDEILEAVSVSGAFGGGAAMSQSVTLVQDAIQELQHKSHH, encoded by the coding sequence ATGGAACAAGAGCAAAATATACAGCACACCATTTCAGCGAAGGAAGCGCTTCGTGATTATAAAGAGGGGCTTGGGCGTTTTTCTGAAAGAATGCCTGAGATTGCTGAAACATATAAAGCATTTACGGAAGTTTGTTTTCAGGAAGGATCGCTCTCTCAAAAACAAAAGCAACTCATTGCCTTAGGAATAAGTGTGAATTCCCAGGATGAGTACTGTATTATTTATCATACGAAAGGGTGTCTTGATCAAAATTGTTCAGAAGATGAAATCCTTGAAGCTGTCAGTGTCTCCGGTGCTTTCGGCGGAGGGGCGGCAATGAGTCAGTCCGTTACACTTGTGCAGGATGCGATTCAGGAATTGCAGCATAAGAGTCATCATTAA
- a CDS encoding catalase: MDNSSSENKQAGAQNLKNQQLDKYRVQNTGHPLTTNQGKKIANNEDQLKAGDRGPSLRQDYEFFEKMTRFVKEEIPERVVHARGYGAHGEFECYESMKHVTKAGFLQEAGKKTSIFVRFSTVQGSKGSKDTARDMRCWGTKFYTEEGNYDLTTINMPVKILQDSMKFPDALHAYFPNPRTGMPQASGAHDNFWDYVANNPESLHQVLWIMSDRGIPRSYRTIESFSINTYLFVNEQGKETFVRFVWKPMLGIHSLTQDEAQKIGGIDPDFHRRDLREAIDRGAYPEWELGVQLIPVEDEFKYDFDVLDSSKFWPEELIPVQFIGKMTLNRNVDNEFAELEQVAFNPANVVPGIDFSNDPVLQGRLIAYQSAQYHRLGSNFQDLPINQPICPFHNNNRRGSMRYRIDVDQVSYLNNSIADNTPNTTPQEEGGYEHYPKKTEGQAVRARSESFKEYFAQPRIFWNSLSPVEKQHTIQALSYQLGRVQNVSVRQQNVNVLVNVDREMACIVADNIGVDRPSGSHVPVETSYPSLSQANSPRNPSTQKVGVVIGNGFKDQEVTNVLNMLKQSGVFTDIVSEQLGTVTGEEGTKIEVDKTFLTTSPYLLDSLYVVGGNTNNPALFNQKAMSYITNAYNHYKPIGVATTGQPFIQTTEKNNLAGVVFAENNQNFAEQFVSAIGQQRFWDRV; encoded by the coding sequence ATGGATAATTCATCATCAGAAAACAAACAAGCGGGTGCACAAAATCTTAAAAATCAGCAATTGGATAAGTACCGCGTCCAAAACACTGGGCATCCACTGACGACAAATCAAGGGAAAAAAATAGCAAATAATGAGGACCAATTAAAAGCTGGTGACCGCGGTCCTTCCTTGCGTCAGGACTATGAATTCTTTGAAAAAATGACTCGTTTTGTAAAGGAAGAGATACCGGAAAGAGTGGTACATGCCAGAGGATATGGAGCCCATGGGGAATTTGAATGCTACGAGTCGATGAAACACGTTACAAAAGCTGGTTTTTTGCAAGAAGCCGGTAAGAAGACTTCGATTTTTGTCCGTTTTTCTACTGTCCAGGGAAGTAAAGGTTCAAAAGACACGGCAAGGGATATGCGTTGCTGGGGCACAAAATTTTATACAGAAGAAGGAAATTATGACCTGACAACGATTAATATGCCCGTTAAAATACTTCAGGATTCGATGAAGTTTCCGGATGCGTTACATGCGTACTTCCCCAATCCGCGTACAGGAATGCCTCAAGCAAGTGGCGCACACGACAATTTTTGGGATTATGTTGCCAATAATCCGGAATCGCTTCACCAGGTGCTGTGGATTATGTCTGACCGGGGCATCCCACGGAGTTACCGAACGATAGAATCATTTTCAATCAATACGTACCTGTTTGTGAATGAACAAGGGAAAGAAACTTTTGTGAGGTTTGTATGGAAGCCTATGCTTGGTATCCATTCCTTAACACAGGATGAGGCACAGAAGATTGGCGGAATAGACCCTGACTTCCATCGTCGTGATTTAAGGGAAGCGATTGATCGCGGAGCATATCCTGAATGGGAGTTAGGTGTCCAGTTGATTCCGGTAGAGGATGAATTTAAATACGATTTTGATGTTCTCGATTCTTCCAAGTTTTGGCCTGAAGAACTCATCCCAGTTCAGTTTATTGGAAAGATGACCTTGAATCGAAACGTCGACAATGAATTTGCGGAATTGGAACAAGTAGCATTTAATCCTGCAAATGTTGTTCCTGGAATTGACTTTTCCAATGACCCCGTCCTGCAGGGAAGATTAATTGCCTATCAAAGTGCACAATACCATCGGCTTGGATCTAACTTTCAGGACTTACCAATCAATCAGCCGATCTGCCCGTTTCATAATAATAACCGACGAGGTTCTATGCGATATCGAATTGATGTGGATCAGGTAAGCTACCTTAATAATTCGATTGCAGATAATACGCCAAATACAACACCACAGGAAGAAGGCGGCTATGAACATTATCCCAAAAAAACGGAAGGACAGGCTGTACGTGCCCGGAGCGAATCGTTCAAGGAGTACTTCGCACAACCAAGGATATTCTGGAACAGCTTATCACCTGTTGAAAAACAGCATACCATTCAAGCGTTGAGCTATCAGCTGGGCAGAGTTCAAAATGTATCCGTCCGCCAGCAAAACGTGAATGTGCTGGTTAACGTGGATAGGGAAATGGCCTGTATCGTCGCTGATAATATTGGTGTTGATCGTCCAAGCGGATCCCATGTACCAGTAGAAACAAGTTATCCTTCGCTTAGCCAGGCCAATTCACCCCGAAACCCATCTACGCAAAAAGTCGGGGTGGTAATTGGAAATGGATTTAAAGATCAAGAGGTTACAAATGTGCTTAACATGCTAAAACAATCCGGGGTCTTTACAGACATCGTGAGCGAGCAGCTTGGTACGGTTACAGGTGAAGAAGGGACAAAAATAGAAGTCGACAAGACTTTTCTTACAACAAGTCCATATCTGCTTGACTCGCTCTATGTTGTTGGAGGAAACACGAATAACCCAGCTCTATTCAATCAAAAGGCAATGAGTTATATAACTAATGCGTATAATCACTATAAACCAATTGGTGTTGCAACAACCGGGCAACCTTTTATTCAGACAACAGAAAAAAATAACTTAGCCGGTGTTGTTTTCGCCGAAAATAATCAAAATTTTGCAGAGCAATTTGTCTCTGCCATTGGTCAGCAGCGATTTTGGGATCGAGTATAA
- a CDS encoding pyridoxamine 5'-phosphate oxidase family protein gives MSQQEMKETVEKIIDDSAVGTMATVKQNKPHSRYMTFVRKDLKLFTATSLDTHKAEEIKENPHTHILLGYEGEGFGDEYVEYEGKAAINSTADLKSELWNSYLKNWFNGPDDPNYIVLEITPVRIRIMNKTGAEPKTLEL, from the coding sequence TTGAGTCAGCAGGAAATGAAAGAGACTGTTGAGAAGATTATAGATGACAGTGCTGTTGGTACAATGGCAACAGTAAAACAGAACAAGCCGCATTCAAGATACATGACCTTTGTCCGAAAAGATTTAAAGCTTTTCACAGCAACCAGTTTAGATACACATAAAGCTGAAGAAATAAAAGAAAACCCGCACACCCATATCCTATTGGGCTATGAAGGAGAAGGGTTTGGTGATGAATATGTGGAATATGAAGGCAAAGCAGCTATTAACAGCACTGCTGATCTGAAAAGTGAATTATGGAATTCCTACTTGAAGAACTGGTTTAACGGGCCGGATGATCCAAATTACATCGTGCTGGAAATTACACCGGTTAGAATAAGAATCATGAATAAAACAGGTGCTGAACCAAAAACATTGGAGCTTTAA
- a CDS encoding YugN family protein → MIELQTELEGKKTYFRNMKKQSKKFGYCLGECWDYHKGCLDGLLWREAGESIYLRMPFKVLEGELDRPDAYIQFETPYVIKHVVNTGLDKDVNALGAATGFNQFQEPLDRDGLIRDKNEWEDLGEQTVNKIVEHVRFA, encoded by the coding sequence ATGATTGAACTGCAAACAGAACTTGAAGGAAAAAAAACCTATTTCCGCAATATGAAAAAGCAATCGAAAAAGTTTGGTTATTGTCTGGGAGAATGCTGGGATTACCATAAGGGATGCCTGGATGGACTGCTTTGGCGGGAGGCAGGAGAGTCTATTTACTTAAGAATGCCGTTTAAAGTGCTGGAAGGGGAACTTGATCGTCCGGATGCCTATATTCAGTTTGAAACACCGTATGTAATCAAGCATGTAGTTAATACAGGGCTGGATAAAGATGTGAACGCACTGGGGGCTGCCACAGGATTCAACCAGTTTCAGGAGCCGCTTGACAGGGATGGATTGATAAGGGATAAAAACGAATGGGAGGACTTAGGCGAACAAACAGTTAATAAGATAGTGGAACACGTCCGTTTTGCATAA
- a CDS encoding D-TA family PLP-dependent enzyme codes for MNYLEIDTPALLIEKEILDKNIQSMQEYADANEVNLRPHTKTHKMPELAKLQEEAGAAGITVAKAGEAEVMAMNGLKNIFIANEIVGETKIRRIRKLSETIDVSFGIDSVYQVNEIDKVFQGSAKEAKVLVEIEVGEKRSGIIEENDFRALLEAVKNSHNLHFKGVFSHDGHTYIAASVDECRELYNASVNRTLRFAEIAIEMGLKPEVVSIGSTPPFMLNFEIPKGVTEIRPGTYILMDASQSNVIGSYENCAATVLTTIISKPTNERVITDVGAKGITAQTRSKGITATEGLGKIKEFENVSIHGVFDEHAIIYNEEFNRQVNIGDKVRIIPNHICPVSNLHEQAYLISEGKVLEEILIECRGKLQ; via the coding sequence ATGAATTATTTAGAAATTGATACTCCGGCACTTTTAATTGAAAAGGAGATCCTTGATAAAAACATTCAATCCATGCAGGAATATGCTGATGCGAACGAAGTAAATTTACGTCCTCATACGAAAACGCATAAAATGCCTGAACTTGCGAAGTTACAAGAAGAAGCAGGTGCTGCTGGAATTACGGTTGCCAAAGCAGGCGAAGCTGAGGTTATGGCAATGAATGGATTGAAAAATATATTTATTGCAAATGAAATTGTCGGGGAAACAAAAATCCGGAGAATCAGAAAATTATCAGAGACAATTGATGTTTCGTTTGGAATTGATAGTGTTTATCAGGTGAATGAAATCGATAAAGTTTTCCAGGGATCTGCCAAAGAAGCAAAGGTTTTAGTGGAGATTGAGGTTGGTGAAAAACGATCAGGCATAATTGAGGAGAATGATTTCCGTGCATTATTGGAAGCGGTTAAGAATAGTCATAACCTTCATTTTAAAGGAGTTTTTTCTCATGACGGTCATACTTACATAGCAGCGAGTGTTGACGAATGCCGGGAATTATACAATGCCAGTGTAAACAGGACATTGCGTTTTGCAGAAATAGCAATTGAAATGGGTCTTAAGCCAGAGGTGGTTAGTATCGGGTCCACTCCGCCATTCATGTTAAATTTCGAAATCCCAAAAGGAGTTACAGAAATAAGACCAGGCACCTACATTTTAATGGATGCCTCTCAATCAAATGTAATCGGTTCATACGAAAATTGTGCAGCAACTGTACTGACAACAATTATCAGCAAACCAACAAATGAGCGTGTCATTACAGATGTAGGAGCGAAAGGGATAACTGCTCAAACCCGGTCTAAAGGCATTACGGCAACTGAAGGGCTTGGTAAAATTAAAGAATTTGAAAATGTGTCCATTCATGGCGTATTTGACGAACATGCGATTATTTATAATGAAGAGTTTAATAGACAGGTAAATATAGGGGATAAAGTACGGATTATTCCGAATCATATCTGCCCGGTTTCCAATTTGCATGAACAAGCCTACTTAATCTCGGAAGGTAAGGTTCTTGAAGAAATTTTGATAGAATGTAGGGGGAAATTACAATAA
- a CDS encoding ArgE/DapE family deacylase, protein MDQEQAKSFLKDIIKIKSVNPSGNETEVANKIKTLFDEHGIETELVEYDDNRANLIAHLKGEEDGPVLGLTGHMDVVPTGENEWEHDPFGAEEEDGKIYGRGTCDMKSGLVACAIAMISLKEEGFPKKGEITLLATVGEEAGAVGARQLTEKGYANRLDALIVAEPTQNHIKIAHKGALWPQIITYGKTAHGSMPDKGVNAIVHMNEIIHKMLDEEFELKYEEDDLLGGATYSIDVIKGGSNTNVVPDQCFTNIDIRTVPSQNHQQITKQIEQVIKSAKEKYPDLKADIRILNDQTPVKTSSEDPFVELVQDTAKSLGAPTKLGGITGYTDSSQFTHADKQFPVIVLGPGDTSVAHQPDEYVEVDEYMNSINLYKKIAKKFLA, encoded by the coding sequence ATGGATCAGGAACAAGCCAAATCATTTTTAAAAGACATCATTAAAATTAAAAGTGTCAATCCTTCAGGAAATGAAACAGAGGTTGCTAATAAAATAAAAACCCTTTTCGATGAACATGGTATTGAGACCGAACTTGTGGAATACGATGACAATCGGGCCAATTTAATTGCTCATTTAAAAGGCGAAGAAGACGGACCCGTTCTTGGACTAACAGGTCACATGGATGTTGTTCCCACCGGGGAAAACGAATGGGAGCATGACCCTTTTGGAGCCGAAGAAGAGGACGGAAAAATTTATGGCCGTGGGACGTGTGACATGAAAAGTGGTCTTGTAGCATGTGCGATAGCTATGATTTCACTTAAAGAAGAAGGGTTTCCGAAAAAAGGCGAGATTACACTTCTAGCAACAGTTGGTGAAGAGGCAGGTGCTGTTGGCGCCCGTCAGCTGACGGAAAAGGGGTACGCCAATCGGTTAGATGCCCTGATTGTCGCAGAACCAACACAAAACCACATCAAGATTGCACACAAAGGAGCATTATGGCCACAAATTATCACGTACGGTAAAACGGCTCATGGCTCAATGCCGGATAAAGGTGTGAATGCCATTGTCCATATGAATGAAATTATTCATAAGATGTTAGATGAAGAATTTGAATTAAAATACGAGGAAGACGATCTGCTGGGTGGAGCTACGTACAGCATTGACGTCATCAAAGGCGGATCCAACACAAACGTTGTACCTGACCAATGTTTTACAAATATCGATATACGGACCGTTCCTTCTCAGAATCACCAACAAATTACCAAGCAAATTGAACAAGTTATAAAATCTGCAAAAGAAAAATACCCTGATCTTAAAGCAGACATCCGTATATTAAATGACCAAACCCCTGTGAAGACCTCCAGTGAGGATCCCTTTGTTGAATTAGTGCAAGACACTGCCAAATCTTTAGGCGCTCCGACCAAACTGGGAGGAATAACCGGCTACACAGACAGTTCACAATTCACACATGCAGATAAGCAGTTTCCGGTCATAGTGCTGGGACCTGGAGATACATCGGTTGCCCATCAGCCGGATGAGTATGTTGAAGTTGACGAATACATGAATAGTATTAATCTCTATAAGAAAATTGCAAAGAAATTTTTGGCATAA
- a CDS encoding PadR family transcriptional regulator: MDNKVLRKLFLGFIQIHILHHAKEEAIYGSWMLEELREHGYEISAGTLYPILHNMEVDELLDKEDVNVNGKIRKYYRITDKGETVLNEARSKAYELFKEIK, encoded by the coding sequence ATGGATAATAAAGTACTGCGTAAATTGTTCCTGGGTTTCATTCAAATTCATATTTTACATCACGCAAAGGAGGAAGCTATTTATGGTTCCTGGATGTTGGAGGAACTGCGGGAACACGGTTATGAAATAAGTGCGGGAACCTTGTATCCAATTCTTCACAATATGGAAGTAGATGAGTTATTGGATAAAGAAGATGTTAATGTCAATGGAAAGATAAGAAAATATTATCGGATCACAGATAAGGGGGAGACCGTGCTTAATGAAGCGCGTTCGAAAGCTTATGAACTCTTTAAAGAAATAAAATAA